The Clostridioides difficile genome has a segment encoding these proteins:
- the folB gene encoding dihydroneopterin aldolase, with product MDKILLSNLGFYGYHGVLKEENFLGQKFFVDMELYVDSREAGLSDDINKSVNYAEVYSVVKDITENKQFNLLEALAENIAEEVLNKFNLVNGVMVRVRKPEAPVNGIYDYFGVEIRRTRDE from the coding sequence ATGGATAAAATATTACTTAGTAATCTAGGATTCTATGGATATCATGGTGTACTTAAAGAAGAAAATTTTCTAGGTCAGAAATTTTTTGTCGACATGGAACTTTATGTTGATTCAAGAGAAGCAGGACTTAGTGATGATATAAATAAATCTGTAAACTATGCTGAAGTTTATAGTGTTGTTAAGGATATTACAGAAAATAAACAATTTAATCTTTTGGAGGCTTTGGCAGAGAATATTGCTGAAGAAGTCTTAAATAAATTTAACCTTGTAAATGGAGTTATGGTCAGAGTTAGAAAGCCAGAAGCTCCTGTAAATGGAATTTATGACTACTTTGGTGTTGAGATAAGGAGAACAAGAGATGAATAA
- the folP gene encoding dihydropteroate synthase translates to MFDYGKRTYIMGILNVTPDSFSDGGDFSNLDIAIKHAKEMVEQGADIIDLGGESTRPGHNYVDSEEELRRVIPVIKKLKQELDIPISIDTYKADVAEEALKLGVTMVNDVWGLRRDKNMASVVGKYDAEVCIMHNQDGINYDKDIMESIKDFFKESIKMAIDCGVKKEKIVLDPGIGFGKSFEQNIEVLRRLNELKELDYPILLGTSRKSVIGKVLPVEPKKRLEGTIATTVLGIRDGVDIVRVHDVYENLMAAKMTDAIYRK, encoded by the coding sequence GTGTTTGATTATGGTAAAAGAACTTATATAATGGGTATTTTAAATGTAACTCCAGATAGTTTTTCGGATGGAGGAGACTTTAGTAATTTAGACATAGCAATAAAACATGCAAAAGAAATGGTTGAACAAGGTGCTGATATAATTGACTTAGGTGGTGAATCTACACGTCCAGGTCATAACTATGTGGATTCAGAGGAAGAACTAAGAAGAGTAATCCCTGTGATAAAAAAACTTAAACAAGAATTAGATATACCAATATCAATAGATACTTACAAGGCAGATGTTGCAGAAGAAGCCTTAAAATTAGGTGTCACTATGGTAAATGATGTTTGGGGTCTTAGAAGAGATAAGAATATGGCTTCTGTAGTAGGTAAATATGATGCAGAAGTATGTATAATGCATAATCAAGATGGGATAAACTATGACAAAGATATAATGGAGTCAATAAAAGACTTCTTTAAAGAGAGCATAAAAATGGCAATAGACTGTGGAGTAAAAAAAGAAAAAATAGTTCTTGATCCAGGAATAGGGTTTGGGAAGTCATTTGAGCAAAATATAGAAGTACTAAGACGATTAAATGAATTAAAAGAGTTAGACTATCCTATTTTACTTGGTACATCTCGAAAATCAGTAATAGGGAAAGTACTTCCAGTTGAACCTAAAAAGAGATTGGAAGGCACAATAGCTACTACTGTACTTGGAATAAGAGATGGTGTAGATATAGTTAGAGTGCATGATGTTTATGAAAATTTAATGGCAGCTAAAATGACTGATGCAATATATAGAAAGTAG
- the folE gene encoding GTP cyclohydrolase I FolE, with the protein MNKVDKEKIQHAVREILEAIGEDPDREGLIETPNRVARMYEEIFSGLSEEPRDHLKVLFADEKHEELVLVKDIPFYSCCEHHLVPFFGKAHIAYLPKGGRLTGLSKLARVIDTLAKRPQLQERITKNAADIIMEELQPYGVLVVVEAEHMCMTMRGVKKPGSKTVTSAVRGIFEKDIASRAEAMSLITMK; encoded by the coding sequence ATGAATAAAGTAGATAAAGAAAAAATACAACATGCAGTAAGAGAAATATTAGAAGCAATCGGTGAAGACCCAGATAGAGAAGGTCTAATAGAGACTCCAAATAGAGTTGCTAGAATGTATGAAGAGATATTCTCTGGTCTTAGTGAAGAACCAAGAGACCACTTAAAAGTTCTTTTTGCAGATGAAAAGCATGAAGAGTTGGTATTAGTAAAAGACATTCCATTTTATTCATGCTGTGAACATCATTTAGTTCCTTTTTTCGGAAAGGCACATATCGCTTATTTACCAAAAGGTGGAAGACTTACAGGGCTTTCTAAGCTTGCTAGAGTAATAGACACATTAGCAAAAAGACCTCAATTACAAGAAAGAATTACTAAAAATGCAGCAGACATAATAATGGAAGAGTTACAACCTTATGGTGTTTTAGTAGTAGTAGAAGCTGAACATATGTGTATGACAATGAGAGGTGTAAAAAAGCCTGGTTCAAAAACTGTTACATCAGCAGTTAGAGGTATATTTGAAAAAGATATTGCATCAAGAGCTGAGGCTATGAGCTTAATTACTATGAAGTAG
- a CDS encoding aminotransferase class IV, whose product MKNNLSFNSSLSKFGIGLFETIKVKDGIAIDLDTHIDRMLNSITCLALNINYEKRFLIDEIVKYIKKENITNKALRITVFDEGYNISIREIPYNKDAYNKGFKLTISPIVRGDSLIYRHKTTNYFENIYTKNIANKNGYNDGIFINSEGVILECSMSNIFFIRGNKVYTPSSKLPILNGTIKKRIIKICDELHIELVENEINISEISSFDFVFVTNSLMGAMKVTEIDKIEFSKENVIFNKIIECLG is encoded by the coding sequence ATGAAGAATAATTTAAGCTTTAATAGTAGCTTGAGTAAATTTGGAATTGGATTATTTGAGACTATTAAAGTTAAAGATGGTATAGCTATAGATTTAGATACACACATAGATAGGATGCTCAATTCAATAACATGTTTGGCTTTGAATATAAATTATGAAAAGAGATTCCTAATAGATGAAATTGTTAAATACATAAAAAAAGAAAACATTACTAATAAAGCACTTAGGATTACAGTTTTTGATGAAGGTTACAATATATCTATTAGAGAAATTCCATACAATAAAGACGCATATAATAAAGGTTTCAAATTGACTATATCGCCCATTGTTAGGGGGGATAGCTTAATCTATAGACATAAGACTACTAATTATTTTGAAAATATATATACTAAAAATATTGCAAATAAGAATGGATACAATGATGGGATATTTATAAATTCAGAGGGTGTGATTTTAGAGTGTTCTATGAGCAATATATTTTTTATAAGAGGAAATAAAGTATATACACCGAGTAGTAAATTACCAATTTTAAATGGAACAATAAAAAAAAGGATTATAAAGATTTGTGACGAATTACATATAGAGTTGGTGGAAAATGAAATTAACATATCAGAAATTAGTAGTTTTGATTTTGTTTTTGTCACAAATAGTCTTATGGGAGCAATGAAAGTTACAGAAATTGACAAGATAGAATTTAGCAAAGAAAATGTTATTTTTAATAAAATAATAGAGTGCTTAGGTTAG
- the pabB gene encoding aminodeoxychorismate synthase component I: MIREIKTKLNSFEIFTIFRNEKDSFILDSAMDKEKLGRYSFISSQPFKVLRYKNTDENPLENLKKALDKYKVTNETNLPFIGGAVGYLSYDLGNYIEKLPRTAIDDIEMPDMYFGFYNHVIVIDHLKEKTYIATPDIDIKVEEKIIADIEEKILREEKKGIDSICYQEKDVKPIQLKSNFTKEEFKNAVQNVREYIRQGDIYQANLTQRFSGETELTSFELYRDLRRFSPAPFGAFLNFEEAHILSNSPERFIRCIDKKIEARPIKGTRPRGKNKEEDLKLQEELKNSEKDRAELLMIVDLERNDIGRISKTGSVKVPELFVIEPYANVNHLVSTVVGELKDDKGATDIIKATFPGGSITGAPKIRAMEIIDELEPTQRNVYTGSIGYIGFNGDMDFNIAIRTIIKKDKKVYFQVGGGMTWDSDPDEEYQETLDKAKSIMKALRGYYEE; this comes from the coding sequence ATGATAAGAGAAATAAAAACTAAATTAAATTCTTTTGAGATATTTACTATTTTTAGAAATGAAAAGGATAGTTTTATATTAGATAGTGCTATGGACAAAGAAAAATTAGGAAGATATTCTTTTATAAGTAGCCAACCATTTAAAGTGTTAAGATATAAAAATACTGATGAAAATCCATTAGAAAATTTGAAAAAAGCATTAGACAAATATAAAGTTACAAATGAAACTAACTTACCGTTTATAGGTGGAGCTGTAGGGTATTTGTCTTATGATTTGGGAAATTACATAGAGAAATTACCTAGAACTGCTATAGATGATATTGAGATGCCTGATATGTATTTTGGATTTTATAACCATGTTATAGTAATAGACCATTTAAAGGAAAAAACTTACATAGCCACTCCAGATATAGATATAAAAGTAGAAGAAAAAATAATAGCTGATATAGAAGAAAAAATATTAAGGGAAGAGAAAAAAGGAATAGATAGTATATGTTATCAAGAAAAAGATGTAAAACCTATTCAACTTAAATCCAACTTTACAAAGGAAGAATTTAAAAATGCAGTTCAAAATGTTAGAGAGTACATAAGACAAGGTGATATATATCAAGCTAATTTGACACAAAGGTTCAGTGGAGAAACAGAACTGACAAGCTTTGAGTTATATCGAGATTTAAGAAGATTTAGTCCAGCACCATTTGGAGCATTTTTGAATTTTGAAGAAGCACATATATTATCAAATTCTCCAGAGAGATTTATAAGATGTATTGATAAAAAAATAGAGGCGAGACCAATAAAAGGAACTCGACCAAGAGGTAAAAATAAGGAAGAAGATTTAAAGCTTCAAGAAGAACTTAAAAATAGTGAAAAAGATAGAGCAGAGCTACTTATGATAGTGGATTTAGAAAGAAATGATATTGGTAGAATCTCTAAAACTGGAAGTGTCAAAGTTCCAGAGTTGTTTGTAATTGAACCTTATGCAAATGTAAATCATTTGGTTTCAACAGTTGTAGGAGAACTAAAAGATGATAAGGGCGCTACTGATATAATAAAAGCAACTTTTCCAGGGGGGTCTATAACAGGAGCACCTAAAATTAGAGCAATGGAAATTATAGATGAACTAGAACCAACACAGAGAAATGTATATACTGGTTCAATTGGGTATATAGGTTTTAATGGTGATATGGATTTTAATATAGCAATTAGAACTATAATAAAAAAAGATAAAAAAGTATATTTTCAAGTTGGAGGAGGTATGACTTGGGATTCTGACCCAGATGAAGAATACCAAGAAACACTAGATAAAGCAAAATCTATAATGAAAGCCTTGAGGGGATATTATGAAGAATAA
- a CDS encoding aminodeoxychorismate/anthranilate synthase component II, with the protein MILMIDNYDSFVYNLVQYIEELGETVIVKRNNEITLRDIEELNPEVIVLSPGPCSPKEAGICIDIVEYFKGKKPILGICLGHQTIGHVFGGSIIKAQQPVHGKVYSINHVNKGVFSGLKNPLNVTRYHSLIIDSNTVPEELEVTATTNKGEIMGIRHKEYLIEGVQFHPEAILSEYGHEMLRNFIKEARERMHR; encoded by the coding sequence ATGATTCTCATGATAGACAATTATGATTCTTTTGTGTATAACTTAGTGCAATATATAGAAGAATTGGGGGAAACAGTTATAGTAAAAAGAAATAATGAAATAACATTAAGAGATATTGAAGAACTAAATCCAGAGGTAATTGTGTTATCTCCAGGTCCATGTTCTCCAAAAGAAGCTGGAATTTGTATAGATATTGTTGAATATTTTAAAGGTAAGAAGCCTATACTAGGAATTTGTTTAGGTCACCAAACTATTGGACATGTTTTTGGAGGTAGTATCATAAAAGCACAACAACCTGTTCATGGAAAGGTATACAGTATAAACCATGTTAATAAGGGGGTTTTTAGTGGTCTTAAAAATCCCTTAAATGTTACTAGGTATCATTCCCTTATAATTGATTCTAATACAGTTCCAGAAGAACTTGAAGTTACCGCAACAACAAATAAAGGTGAAATAATGGGAATTAGACATAAGGAGTATTTAATAGAAGGAGTACAATTTCATCCAGAAGCTATTTTATCAGAGTATGGTCATGAAATGCTGAGAAACTTTATAAAAGAAGCTAGGGAAAGGATGCATAGATAA
- a CDS encoding polysaccharide deacetylase family protein has translation MTPGKKKTIFKCLIAVVLFCGIILITNFSKVSALMMDTNENILIKHGSREKKLIAITFDDGPHPKETGQVLDVLKKYNVKATFFIAGKHAQWYKEPLVRASKEGHEIGNHTFNHPDISNLTSSQIEDEIVKCEEILEKVTGKKPTLFRPPFGSYREKDLVEIAKKHDYKVVLWTGVDVRDWKNPGANSIADKIINKVQNGDIILLHDYATNDTVKALDIFIPKMIEKGFKFVTVSELMK, from the coding sequence ATGACACCAGGGAAAAAAAAGACAATATTTAAGTGTTTAATAGCAGTAGTCTTGTTTTGTGGGATAATATTAATAACTAATTTTAGTAAAGTTTCTGCTTTGATGATGGACACAAATGAAAATATTTTAATTAAACATGGTTCAAGGGAAAAGAAACTAATAGCAATTACCTTTGATGATGGACCTCATCCTAAAGAAACTGGTCAAGTTTTAGATGTACTAAAGAAGTATAATGTAAAGGCTACATTCTTTATTGCTGGGAAACATGCACAGTGGTATAAAGAACCATTGGTAAGAGCAAGTAAAGAAGGGCATGAAATAGGAAATCATACTTTTAATCATCCGGATATAAGCAATTTAACTTCTAGTCAAATTGAAGATGAGATTGTTAAGTGTGAAGAAATTTTAGAGAAAGTTACTGGAAAGAAACCTACACTATTTAGACCGCCCTTTGGGAGTTACAGAGAAAAGGATTTAGTAGAAATTGCAAAAAAACATGATTACAAAGTGGTTTTATGGACAGGAGTAGACGTGAGAGATTGGAAAAATCCTGGAGCTAATAGCATCGCAGATAAAATAATTAATAAAGTACAAAATGGAGATATAATACTTTTACATGATTATGCAACTAATGATACCGTTAAAGCTTTGGATATATTTATTCCAAAAATGATAGAAAAGGGATTTAAATTTGTAACAGTTTCTGAATTAATGAAATAA
- a CDS encoding CAP-associated domain-containing protein, translated as MKKLIALALVILIVLFYSPELLKEVDDLKEDFFQSEIWNEFLDKINLSDNSKKKEDDKTQNSQLNNNGDNNLNETNIKNFEKLNLGENLNQVLANIGKPGRIDTSEYGFDWYVYNQYGKDFAMVGIENDEVVALYSNSMDSCENQDIKINQDRQTVRNKVTPLKYKKKGNTRYIINSENQYDIINKEGKYITIFYDIHEKNRVCSYLIIDKSTEDEFKELYPTDKEELKKCFEFEIIDLVNSVRNQKGLNSLAYSEQATLSSRKHSEDMRDNNFFDHINKKNETPFDRMKREGIIYTSAGENIAAGQINAIYAHEAWMNSEGHRKNILGNYNNIGVGVIFGGSYKTYYTQNFYK; from the coding sequence TTGAAAAAATTAATTGCTTTAGCATTAGTAATACTTATTGTTTTATTTTATAGTCCAGAATTATTGAAAGAAGTAGATGATTTGAAGGAAGATTTTTTTCAAAGTGAAATATGGAATGAGTTTTTAGATAAAATAAACTTAAGTGATAATTCAAAGAAAAAGGAAGATGATAAAACTCAAAACTCACAACTAAATAATAATGGGGATAATAATTTAAATGAGACTAATATAAAAAATTTTGAAAAGCTAAATTTAGGAGAAAATCTAAATCAAGTTTTAGCTAATATTGGTAAGCCAGGTAGAATTGATACTAGTGAATATGGATTTGACTGGTATGTATACAATCAATATGGAAAAGATTTTGCAATGGTTGGTATTGAAAATGATGAGGTAGTTGCACTTTACAGCAATTCTATGGACTCATGTGAAAATCAAGATATAAAAATAAATCAAGATAGACAGACAGTAAGAAACAAGGTTACTCCATTAAAATATAAGAAAAAAGGAAATACTAGATATATAATAAATTCAGAAAATCAATATGATATAATAAATAAGGAAGGTAAATATATTACAATTTTCTACGATATTCATGAAAAAAATAGAGTTTGTTCATATTTAATAATTGATAAAAGTACAGAAGATGAGTTCAAAGAATTATATCCAACTGATAAAGAAGAACTTAAAAAATGCTTTGAATTTGAAATTATAGACCTTGTAAATAGTGTTAGAAATCAAAAAGGATTGAATTCACTAGCATACAGTGAACAAGCTACTTTGAGTTCAAGAAAACATAGTGAAGATATGAGAGATAATAATTTTTTTGACCATATAAACAAAAAAAATGAAACTCCATTTGATAGAATGAAAAGAGAGGGAATAATATATACTTCAGCAGGAGAAAACATAGCAGCAGGACAGATTAATGCAATATATGCACATGAAGCTTGGATGAATTCAGAGGGACATAGAAAAAATATTTTGGGGAATTATAATAATATTGGAGTTGGAGTAATATTTGGAGGAAGTTATAAAACTTACTACACTCAAAATTTTTATAAATAA